Proteins found in one Planctomycetes bacterium MalM25 genomic segment:
- a CDS encoding Mannosyl oligosaccharide glucosidase, producing the protein MLDTGRRFGETLADMTEHPTAEHARLAEEKARQQNWKRWGPYLSERQWGTVREDYSPDSDSWRYFTHEDARSRVYRWGEDGLMGFTDRQCRLCFSVALWNGKDPILKERLFGLTGPEGNHGEDVKECYHYLDSTPTHSYAKALYRYPQAEFPYEQLVEENARRDKTSREFELIDTGVFDERRYFDVVTEYAKSGPNDLLVRITATNRGPEAAEICLLPTLWYRNTWVWGCKHEGCTVKPMLGATGDASLETAHESLGRYQAHFGPHPDGEPFEVLYTENETNSERLYGTPQYTPYVKDAFHRYVIDGERDAVNPKRRGTKAAGVYRLTIPAGESRSVEFRLSREDEAPAEPFGAGFDSDFDKRRTDADAFYDHVIGPNADDEQRSITRQAHAGLNWSKQFYHYIVQDWLDGDEAINKPPPERRHGRNSNWGHLYARDVLSMPDKWEYPWFAAWDLAFHMIPHCRTDPEFAKKQLLVLLREWYMHPNGQLPAYEFAFYDVNPPVHAWACLRVFQLTGGVDREFLAKCFHRLLLNFTWWVNQVDDVGDNVFAGGFLGLDNIGVFDRSKGLPDGAKLEQADGTAWMAFYCGTMLSIAIELAREDKAYAEMASKFLDHFVRIADAINTRGGAGLWDEEEGFYFDQLQIDGETVPMRVRSLVGLLPLIAVEVLDEPLVQSLPAFQNRLEWFLTYRHDLTKQVSLGECAEGGRKLLLAIPSRERLERVLKVLLDESEFLSPYGIRSLSKRHEGEPFELSIQGHTHRIAYVAGESDSYMFGGNSNWRGPIWWPTNYMLIEALERYHDFYGNDLKVECPTGSGVFMNLREVASEINDRLTRIFLPSGPEGGRPCLGETCCPTGCSDWQSELLFHEYFNGDTGEGLGASHQTGWTALVANCIERQTGRHAK; encoded by the coding sequence GTGCTCGACACCGGGCGGCGGTTTGGGGAGACTCTAGCCGACATGACCGAGCACCCCACCGCCGAACACGCCCGCCTCGCCGAAGAGAAAGCCCGCCAGCAGAACTGGAAGCGTTGGGGCCCCTACCTGTCCGAGCGACAGTGGGGCACGGTCCGCGAGGACTACTCGCCCGACAGCGACTCGTGGCGGTACTTCACGCACGAGGACGCCCGCAGCCGTGTGTACCGCTGGGGCGAAGACGGGCTCATGGGGTTCACGGATCGCCAGTGTCGCCTCTGCTTCTCGGTCGCACTGTGGAACGGCAAGGACCCGATCCTCAAGGAGCGGCTCTTCGGCCTGACCGGCCCCGAGGGCAATCACGGCGAGGACGTGAAGGAGTGCTACCACTACCTCGACTCGACGCCCACGCATTCCTACGCGAAGGCGCTGTACCGCTATCCCCAGGCGGAGTTTCCTTACGAACAGCTGGTCGAAGAGAACGCCCGCCGCGACAAGACCAGCCGCGAGTTTGAGCTGATCGACACCGGCGTGTTCGATGAGCGTCGCTATTTCGACGTGGTCACCGAGTACGCCAAGAGCGGCCCGAACGACCTGTTGGTGCGTATCACCGCCACCAACCGCGGCCCCGAGGCCGCCGAGATCTGCCTGCTGCCGACGCTCTGGTACCGCAACACCTGGGTGTGGGGGTGCAAGCACGAGGGTTGCACCGTGAAACCGATGCTGGGAGCCACGGGGGACGCGTCGCTAGAGACCGCCCACGAGTCGCTCGGCAGGTACCAAGCCCACTTCGGCCCCCATCCCGACGGGGAACCGTTCGAGGTGCTGTACACCGAGAACGAAACCAACTCCGAACGGCTCTACGGCACGCCACAGTACACGCCCTACGTGAAGGACGCCTTCCACCGCTACGTGATCGACGGCGAGCGCGACGCCGTGAACCCGAAGCGGCGTGGCACCAAGGCGGCGGGCGTCTATCGGCTGACGATCCCGGCAGGGGAGAGCCGTTCCGTCGAGTTCAGACTCTCGCGCGAAGACGAAGCGCCCGCGGAGCCTTTTGGCGCCGGCTTCGACTCCGATTTTGATAAGCGACGCACCGACGCGGACGCCTTCTACGACCACGTGATCGGCCCCAACGCCGACGACGAGCAGCGATCGATCACGCGCCAAGCGCATGCGGGTCTGAACTGGTCGAAGCAGTTCTATCACTACATCGTGCAGGACTGGCTCGACGGCGACGAGGCGATTAACAAGCCACCGCCGGAGCGTCGTCACGGCCGCAACAGCAACTGGGGGCACCTCTACGCCCGCGACGTGCTGAGCATGCCGGACAAGTGGGAGTACCCCTGGTTCGCCGCCTGGGACCTGGCTTTCCACATGATCCCGCACTGCCGCACCGACCCCGAGTTCGCCAAGAAGCAGCTCCTGGTCCTCTTGCGGGAGTGGTACATGCACCCGAACGGCCAGCTGCCCGCCTACGAGTTCGCTTTCTACGACGTCAACCCGCCCGTCCACGCGTGGGCGTGCCTGCGGGTGTTCCAGCTCACCGGCGGCGTCGACCGCGAGTTCCTCGCCAAGTGCTTCCACCGGTTGCTGCTGAACTTCACCTGGTGGGTCAACCAGGTCGACGACGTGGGCGATAACGTGTTCGCCGGCGGCTTCTTGGGCTTGGACAACATCGGCGTGTTCGATCGCTCCAAGGGCCTCCCCGACGGCGCCAAGCTCGAGCAGGCGGACGGCACGGCCTGGATGGCGTTCTACTGCGGCACGATGCTCTCGATCGCCATCGAGCTCGCCCGCGAAGACAAAGCCTACGCCGAGATGGCGTCGAAGTTCCTCGACCACTTTGTCCGCATCGCCGACGCCATCAACACGCGCGGCGGCGCCGGCCTGTGGGATGAGGAGGAAGGCTTCTACTTCGACCAGCTGCAGATCGACGGCGAGACCGTCCCGATGCGCGTCCGCTCGCTAGTCGGCCTGCTTCCGTTGATCGCCGTGGAGGTGCTCGACGAGCCGCTCGTCCAGAGCCTGCCCGCTTTCCAGAACCGGCTCGAGTGGTTCCTCACCTACCGTCACGATCTGACGAAGCAGGTCTCACTGGGCGAATGCGCCGAGGGGGGGCGTAAGCTCCTGCTGGCGATCCCCAGCCGCGAGCGGCTCGAGCGAGTGCTCAAGGTCCTGCTCGACGAGTCGGAGTTTCTCTCGCCTTACGGCATCCGCTCCCTCTCCAAACGGCACGAGGGGGAGCCTTTCGAGCTCTCCATCCAGGGCCATACCCATCGCATCGCCTACGTCGCCGGCGAGTCGGACAGCTACATGTTCGGGGGCAACAGCAACTGGCGGGGCCCGATCTGGTGGCCGACCAACTACATGCTCATCGAGGCGCTGGAACGCTACCACGACTTCTACGGCAACGACCTCAAGGTCGAGTGCCCGACTGGTTCCGGCGTCTTCATGAACCTCCGCGAGGTCGCCAGCGAGATCAACGACCGCTTGACTCGGATCTTCTTGCCCAGCGGCCCGGAGGGTGGACGCCCCTGCCTCGGCGAGACGTGCTGCCCAACCGGCTGCTCCGACTGGCAGAGCGAAC